In Bacteroidales bacterium WCE2008, one genomic interval encodes:
- a CDS encoding periplasmic chaperone for outer membrane proteins SurA — MKNILRITAVLAAVMTVLPVSAQTYPKGLIDKTVAIVGNEVITIGELEEQLRMMRIERGVYASDNIMRCEILESMMEHNVFLMQARIDSLSVNQDNVTAQLNNRIDQIRTSLGGDEEVEKYFGKPLYKLRQEWKKTFEDQSLIQQKQGEIAQDIPDLTPYDVKEYIAQTDSADLPLVPIRYQLSQICVYPDRETANLAVKEKLIGLRERIINGEKFSTLARIYSEDPGSARKGGELGMASKSIFWPAFSDAAMSLRPGVISQIVETPDGFHLIEVIEKKGDMFNARHILLKPQYTVEDQQKAFKTLDSLRTEINNGAVTFQLAARFYSQDPATRTNGGQMADPETGSSYFQIDELKPQDYRAIKDLKEGEISEPVESVDNEGRGNTVYKIIKVDKIIPAHTATFENDYNQLIDGVRNEKAMAAISKFLDQKIRTTKIYLDPMFSGCEFTRAAWNEVAEKNR, encoded by the coding sequence ATGAAGAATATATTGAGGATTACTGCGGTATTGGCAGCTGTGATGACAGTCCTGCCGGTTTCCGCCCAGACTTATCCCAAGGGATTGATAGACAAGACCGTCGCTATCGTCGGAAACGAAGTGATAACGATCGGCGAACTTGAAGAGCAACTCCGCATGATGCGTATCGAGAGAGGCGTCTATGCTTCCGACAATATCATGCGTTGCGAGATTCTCGAGAGCATGATGGAGCATAACGTGTTCCTCATGCAGGCCAGGATCGACTCGCTTTCTGTCAACCAGGATAACGTTACCGCCCAGCTGAACAACCGTATCGACCAGATACGTACCAGCCTCGGCGGCGATGAAGAGGTCGAGAAATACTTCGGGAAGCCTCTCTATAAACTCCGCCAGGAGTGGAAGAAGACCTTTGAAGACCAGAGCCTTATCCAGCAGAAGCAGGGAGAAATCGCTCAGGATATTCCGGACCTGACTCCTTATGACGTCAAAGAGTATATCGCCCAGACTGATTCTGCAGACCTTCCGCTTGTGCCGATACGTTACCAGCTCAGCCAGATATGCGTTTATCCTGACCGCGAGACCGCAAATCTCGCCGTGAAGGAGAAGCTTATCGGTCTCCGCGAAAGGATAATCAACGGCGAGAAATTCTCCACCCTCGCCAGAATCTACTCGGAGGATCCGGGAAGCGCCAGGAAAGGCGGCGAACTCGGAATGGCGTCGAAGTCCATCTTCTGGCCGGCATTCTCCGACGCCGCCATGTCCCTCCGTCCGGGAGTGATATCCCAGATCGTCGAGACCCCTGACGGATTCCACCTGATTGAAGTGATCGAGAAGAAGGGAGACATGTTCAATGCCCGCCATATCCTTCTCAAGCCTCAGTATACGGTCGAAGACCAGCAGAAGGCATTCAAGACCCTCGACAGTCTCCGCACCGAGATCAACAACGGAGCCGTGACCTTCCAGCTTGCCGCACGTTTCTACTCACAGGATCCTGCAACTAGGACAAACGGCGGTCAGATGGCTGATCCGGAGACCGGTTCTTCTTATTTCCAGATCGATGAACTCAAGCCACAGGACTACCGTGCCATCAAGGACCTCAAAGAGGGAGAGATATCGGAACCGGTAGAATCTGTCGACAATGAGGGACGTGGCAATACCGTCTATAAGATCATCAAGGTCGATAAGATCATACCTGCCCATACGGCTACTTTCGAAAACGACTATAATCAGCTTATCGACGGCGTAAGGAACGAAAAGGCTATGGCTGCCATCAGCAAGTTCCTTGACCAGAAGATCAGGACTACCAAGATTTATCTGGATCCTATGTTCAGCGGCTGCGAATTCACCCGTGCCGCCTGGAACGAAGTCGCCGAAAAGAACAGATAA
- a CDS encoding OstA-like protein — protein MYRKLVITILLALAGLLRLPAQESSERVDSLVRLLSAQKMEIIDDHGNSLRKVTGPARFLHNDTFLICDTALWSVSKAEIEAIGNVRILQNETVLTGDKLTYYIDQDLAEFRGSVVQLEDKDHNMLRTRHLDYNTKDSVAVFQNGGALKDKDGQIIESITGTYDSKIKTFTFTDNVNMFTDSIFVKTTRLVYDTRSGVATFGHMTDAWRDENMLSSNAGWYNRPREVFLFYNNVHGLGETQEAWADSVYYHRNTNEIELLGNAQVTDTTRNVSALAGRIHYLDSTSTLTLTRDPAIVGITQEKDQPADTVYFGADSLVYKTVKRYEIPESTVSAAEKRLEDLGQDAIMTYRQKAAEAAAKAAEEAKKDDPNRPPVLDKKNLNDKDKGKDKDLVKDKDIEKDKKIESPSDNLNIQPTDSLNIPPTDSLALTDSLAVADSTVVEVPKDTTKIGFLTGLKNVRLFRNDIQIACDSLSYNDLDSLIRLYKEPIVWNEIKRQYAADSIYAVIRNNRMEKASLMSEAFIVIEEAPEIYDQIRSTEMLAYFDSTGALRRFDALGDANAVFYLKEDSTFATVNKAESKMLYATFVKGDIDRVYYFDQSKNDAYPLAQLRKDDRLLKGFSWVPEKRPVDPTAVTKLTLRSGEREKYAGRPRAKYRQTDIYYPGYMEGVYKQIAENEAAKKRREQEKATADSLAAAAAKDSLKTATDNLALTDSIAVSDSIKTNVADSLSTVVDSLASVKDTVAAPVLSPKEAARKAKEEARAAKIAAREAKWARLDSLDAAKAKIKAEKKAAKLRKKKLKELKALLRQEEKDRQRLEKYKAAFEAKKAREDAKKKKKEEQEQLPGDAELPAESVEHVDGHGVEVE, from the coding sequence ATGTATCGTAAACTGGTTATCACCATCCTGCTGGCCCTAGCCGGCCTTTTGAGACTGCCTGCTCAGGAATCTTCCGAGCGGGTTGATTCTCTTGTACGCCTTCTCAGCGCCCAGAAGATGGAGATAATCGATGATCACGGCAACAGTCTCCGTAAGGTTACGGGACCGGCCCGTTTTCTGCACAACGATACCTTCCTTATCTGCGATACCGCCCTCTGGAGTGTCTCCAAGGCGGAGATCGAGGCTATAGGAAACGTCCGTATCCTACAGAATGAGACAGTCCTGACCGGAGACAAGCTGACTTACTATATAGACCAGGATCTCGCCGAGTTCCGCGGTTCGGTCGTCCAGCTCGAGGACAAGGACCACAATATGCTGAGGACTCGCCATCTCGACTATAACACCAAGGACAGCGTTGCCGTCTTCCAGAACGGCGGAGCCTTGAAGGACAAGGACGGCCAGATCATCGAGAGCATCACCGGAACCTACGACTCCAAGATAAAGACATTTACGTTTACTGACAACGTCAACATGTTCACCGACTCGATCTTCGTCAAGACGACCAGACTCGTCTACGACACCAGAAGCGGAGTCGCCACCTTCGGCCACATGACCGATGCCTGGAGGGACGAGAACATGCTGTCGTCGAACGCCGGCTGGTACAACCGGCCACGCGAGGTCTTCCTCTTCTACAATAATGTCCATGGACTCGGCGAGACTCAGGAGGCATGGGCCGACTCTGTCTACTACCACCGCAATACAAACGAAATCGAGCTTCTGGGCAATGCCCAGGTTACAGATACGACCAGAAACGTCTCTGCTCTTGCCGGACGTATCCATTATCTCGATTCGACATCGACGCTGACTCTCACCCGTGACCCGGCCATCGTCGGGATTACACAGGAGAAGGACCAGCCGGCGGATACTGTCTATTTCGGAGCTGATTCCCTCGTCTACAAGACTGTCAAGCGTTACGAAATACCTGAAAGCACTGTCAGTGCCGCTGAGAAGCGTCTGGAAGACCTTGGTCAGGACGCCATAATGACTTATAGGCAAAAGGCGGCGGAAGCTGCGGCCAAGGCTGCCGAAGAGGCGAAGAAAGACGACCCTAACCGTCCTCCGGTGCTTGACAAAAAGAATCTTAATGACAAGGACAAAGGCAAGGATAAAGACCTCGTAAAGGATAAAGACATTGAAAAGGATAAGAAAATCGAATCTCCTTCAGACAATCTGAATATCCAGCCGACTGACAGCCTGAATATTCCGCCGACTGATAGTCTGGCCCTGACGGACAGTCTTGCGGTTGCAGACAGCACTGTTGTGGAGGTGCCGAAAGATACCACCAAGATAGGCTTCCTTACCGGTCTAAAGAACGTCAGGTTATTCAGGAACGATATCCAGATCGCGTGCGATTCCCTTTCCTACAATGACCTCGATTCCCTTATCCGTCTCTATAAAGAGCCTATAGTATGGAACGAGATTAAGCGTCAGTATGCAGCCGACAGTATCTATGCGGTGATCAGGAATAACCGTATGGAGAAGGCGAGTCTTATGTCCGAAGCCTTTATTGTAATAGAGGAAGCGCCGGAAATCTATGACCAGATCCGCAGTACCGAGATGCTTGCTTATTTCGACAGTACCGGAGCCCTGCGGAGATTTGACGCCCTTGGAGATGCCAATGCCGTCTTTTATCTCAAGGAAGACAGCACCTTTGCCACTGTCAACAAGGCAGAATCGAAGATGCTTTATGCGACCTTCGTGAAAGGAGATATCGACAGGGTATATTATTTCGACCAGTCCAAGAACGATGCCTATCCTCTTGCTCAGTTGAGAAAGGATGACCGGCTGCTCAAAGGGTTCAGCTGGGTGCCGGAGAAACGTCCGGTCGATCCGACCGCTGTCACTAAACTCACCCTGAGGTCCGGAGAGAGGGAGAAATATGCCGGAAGGCCTCGTGCAAAATATCGCCAGACCGATATCTATTACCCTGGATATATGGAAGGCGTGTATAAGCAGATAGCCGAGAACGAGGCTGCCAAGAAACGTCGCGAACAGGAAAAAGCTACTGCCGACAGTCTGGCTGCCGCTGCGGCCAAGGATAGCCTGAAGACGGCCACCGACAACCTTGCGCTTACCGACAGTATCGCGGTATCTGACAGTATCAAGACGAATGTCGCAGACAGTCTGTCTACAGTCGTGGATAGTCTTGCCTCCGTCAAGGATACTGTTGCCGCTCCTGTCCTGAGTCCTAAGGAGGCTGCACGCAAGGCCAAGGAGGAAGCCCGGGCTGCGAAGATAGCCGCAAGGGAGGCGAAGTGGGCGCGTCTGGACAGCCTCGATGCCGCCAAGGCCAAGATCAAGGCTGAAAAGAAAGCCGCAAAACTCAGGAAAAAGAAACTTAAAGAACTGAAGGCCCTGCTCCGTCAGGAGGAAAAGGATCGTCAGCGTCTGGAGAAATACAAAGCAGCCTTCGAGGCCAAAAAGGCCAGGGAGGACGCTAAGAAGAAGAAAAAGGAGGAGCAGGAACAGCTACCCGGCGATGCCGAACTTCCTGCGGAGAGCGTCGAGCATGTCGACGGTCATGGAGTCGAGGTCGAATGA
- a CDS encoding Nucleoside-diphosphate-sugar epimerase: MKNVLIIGSTGQIGSELTMKLRRMYPEGNIVAGYIAGAEPKGILLESGPSEIADVRDAARLAEIVSEYKIDTIYNLAALLSAVAEKKPLLAWDIQMNGLINILEVAREKGCAVFTPSSIGSFGPETPHTNTPQDTIQRPRSMYGVTKVATELLSDYYFHKYGVDTRSVRFPGLISNVTLPGGGTTDYAVEIYYAAVKGEVFKCPIASGTFMDMMYMPDALKAAVDIMNADPDKLIHRNSFNIASMSFDPEILYNKIREHIPDFKMKYEVDPVRQAIADSWPDRMDDSCAREEWGWKPSFDLDSMTVDMLDALRRKFGIAG, from the coding sequence ATGAAGAACGTACTGATAATCGGCTCGACCGGACAGATAGGATCGGAGCTTACGATGAAGTTGAGAAGGATGTACCCGGAAGGCAATATAGTAGCCGGCTATATAGCTGGTGCTGAGCCGAAAGGGATTCTTCTGGAGAGTGGCCCGTCAGAAATCGCTGACGTAAGAGATGCTGCAAGGCTGGCCGAAATAGTATCTGAGTATAAAATCGACACTATATACAATCTGGCAGCCCTCCTGTCTGCGGTTGCCGAGAAGAAGCCTCTGCTAGCATGGGACATCCAGATGAACGGTCTCATCAACATTCTGGAAGTCGCAAGGGAGAAAGGTTGCGCAGTCTTCACTCCGAGCTCGATAGGATCATTCGGGCCGGAAACTCCTCACACCAACACCCCGCAGGACACTATCCAGCGTCCGCGCTCAATGTACGGAGTCACAAAGGTCGCTACCGAACTTCTCAGCGATTATTATTTCCATAAATACGGCGTCGATACGAGATCCGTCAGATTCCCGGGACTTATCTCCAACGTGACACTCCCAGGAGGCGGAACAACCGACTATGCAGTCGAGATATATTACGCCGCCGTCAAGGGCGAAGTCTTCAAATGCCCTATAGCATCAGGGACTTTCATGGATATGATGTATATGCCGGACGCCCTCAAGGCAGCAGTCGACATAATGAACGCCGATCCGGACAAGCTCATCCACAGGAATTCGTTCAACATCGCCTCCATGAGCTTCGACCCTGAGATACTATACAATAAAATCAGGGAACATATCCCTGATTTCAAGATGAAGTATGAAGTCGATCCGGTACGTCAGGCTATCGCTGACTCATGGCCGGACAGGATGGACGACAGCTGCGCCCGCGAAGAATGGGGATGGAAGCCGTCATTCGACCTCGACTCCATGACCGTCGACATGCTCGACGCTCTCCGCAGGAAGTTCGGCATCGCCGGGTAG
- a CDS encoding 2-amino-3-ketobutyrate coenzyme A ligase encodes MYGKFQKHLQDELASIKEAGLYKNERNIASPQSAEITLEDGSVALNFCANNYLGLADNPRLIAAAKKAMDSRGYGMSSVRFICGTQDLHKQLEKAVSDFFHTDDTILYASCFDANGGVFEPLLTADDAIISDSLNHASIIDGVRLCKAVRYRYANADMADLERCLKEAQAQRFRIICTDGVFSMDGNVAPMDKICDLAEKYDALVMVDESHSAGVVGKTGRGVAEQFDCYGRIDIFTGTLGKAFGGAVGGFTTGRKEIIDMLRQRSRPYLFSNSIPPMIAAAAIETFKILSESNELHDRQQENVAYFRDKMIAAGFDIKPTQSAICAVMLYDAPLSQKFAAKMAEEGIFVTGFYYPVVPKGQARIRVQLSAAHKKEHLDKAIAAFVKVGKELGVI; translated from the coding sequence ATGTACGGAAAATTTCAGAAACATCTTCAGGATGAATTAGCTTCAATCAAAGAAGCTGGACTTTATAAAAACGAACGCAACATCGCATCCCCACAGTCCGCAGAGATAACCCTCGAGGACGGCTCGGTTGCCCTTAACTTTTGTGCCAACAACTATCTTGGTCTCGCCGACAATCCGAGACTGATTGCCGCCGCCAAGAAGGCCATGGACAGCCGCGGATACGGTATGTCTTCAGTCCGCTTCATCTGCGGAACTCAGGATCTGCACAAGCAGCTCGAGAAAGCCGTATCAGACTTTTTCCATACTGACGATACAATCCTTTACGCGTCTTGCTTCGATGCCAACGGAGGAGTCTTCGAGCCTCTGCTGACAGCCGATGATGCGATAATCTCAGACTCTCTGAACCATGCGTCCATAATCGACGGCGTCCGCCTCTGCAAGGCAGTCCGCTACCGTTATGCCAACGCCGACATGGCCGATCTCGAGCGCTGTCTCAAAGAGGCCCAGGCCCAGAGATTCAGGATCATATGTACGGACGGCGTCTTCTCGATGGACGGCAATGTCGCTCCGATGGACAAGATCTGCGACCTCGCAGAGAAGTATGACGCCCTTGTCATGGTCGATGAGAGCCATTCGGCCGGAGTAGTAGGCAAGACCGGCCGCGGAGTGGCCGAGCAGTTTGACTGCTACGGACGCATCGATATCTTCACGGGCACACTCGGCAAGGCCTTCGGCGGCGCCGTCGGCGGATTCACTACCGGCCGCAAGGAGATCATAGACATGCTCCGCCAGCGCTCCCGTCCATATCTTTTCTCCAACTCCATCCCTCCTATGATCGCGGCTGCTGCTATCGAGACATTCAAGATTCTCTCAGAGAGCAACGAGCTTCACGACCGCCAGCAGGAGAATGTCGCCTACTTCCGCGACAAGATGATCGCCGCCGGCTTCGATATCAAGCCTACCCAGTCCGCAATCTGCGCAGTGATGCTCTATGACGCTCCGCTCAGCCAGAAATTCGCTGCAAAGATGGCCGAAGAAGGCATCTTCGTGACAGGCTTCTATTATCCGGTAGTCCCTAAGGGCCAGGCCAGGATAAGGGTGCAGCTTTCAGCAGCCCATAAAAAAGAACACCTTGACAAAGCGATTGCCGCATTTGTCAAGGTGGGTAAGGAACTTGGAGTAATCTAG
- a CDS encoding tripeptide aminopeptidase, which produces MEKLLDRFLRYVAIDTQSNEESESQPSEAKELDLLRLLRDELNEMGVQATLDEYGYVMGSIPSNIDAPVPAIGFIAHVDTAPDASGKDVKPQIIRQYDGGDIALKGVPGLFLKPSEFPELLHFKGQTIITTDGTTLLGADDKAGVAEIMDAVQYIMAHPEFRHGEIKIAFTPDEEIGRGVVKFDVKKFGAEYAYTMDGGEIGELEYENFNAASAKIHIQGRNVHPGMAKGKMKNAILIASELNSLLPVEQRPEYTEGYEGFFHIIAFNGAVEQADIAYIIRDHDRAKFEEKKKTITSCVDFINGKYGEGTATLVLKDQYYNMREQVEPHYHIITKAVKAMEMAGVKAKIQPIRGGTDGANLSFKGLPCPNIFAGGLNFHGKMEYVPYESMEKASEVILNIVSLFVG; this is translated from the coding sequence ATGGAAAAGTTATTAGACAGATTTCTCAGATATGTCGCCATAGACACCCAGTCCAACGAGGAATCCGAGTCACAGCCTTCCGAGGCCAAGGAACTCGACCTGTTGCGACTGCTTCGCGACGAGCTCAATGAGATGGGTGTACAGGCAACTCTGGACGAGTATGGCTATGTCATGGGATCCATCCCGTCCAACATCGACGCGCCGGTTCCGGCCATCGGATTCATCGCCCATGTAGACACCGCCCCTGACGCTTCAGGAAAGGACGTCAAGCCTCAGATCATCAGGCAATACGATGGCGGTGACATCGCTCTGAAAGGAGTTCCGGGCCTCTTCCTCAAACCGTCCGAATTCCCGGAGCTTCTCCATTTCAAGGGACAGACGATAATCACCACCGACGGCACGACCCTTCTCGGAGCCGACGACAAAGCCGGAGTCGCCGAGATCATGGACGCAGTCCAGTATATCATGGCTCATCCGGAATTCCGCCACGGCGAGATCAAGATTGCCTTCACCCCTGACGAGGAGATCGGCCGCGGAGTCGTGAAGTTCGACGTCAAGAAATTCGGCGCAGAGTACGCCTATACGATGGACGGAGGCGAAATAGGAGAACTCGAATACGAGAACTTCAACGCTGCTTCAGCCAAGATCCATATCCAGGGCCGCAACGTGCATCCTGGCATGGCCAAGGGCAAGATGAAGAATGCCATCCTGATTGCTTCCGAGCTGAATTCCCTGCTTCCTGTGGAGCAGAGACCTGAATACACCGAAGGCTACGAGGGCTTCTTCCACATCATCGCATTCAACGGTGCCGTTGAACAAGCGGACATCGCCTACATCATCCGCGACCATGACCGCGCGAAATTCGAGGAAAAGAAGAAGACCATCACTTCATGCGTGGACTTCATCAACGGCAAATACGGAGAAGGCACCGCTACCCTGGTGCTGAAAGACCAGTACTACAACATGCGCGAGCAGGTAGAGCCGCACTACCATATCATCACCAAGGCCGTAAAGGCCATGGAGATGGCGGGAGTAAAGGCCAAGATACAGCCAATCCGAGGCGGCACCGACGGTGCCAACCTCAGTTTCAAAGGCCTGCCTTGCCCGAATATCTTCGCCGGAGGACTGAACTTCCACGGAAAGATGGAATACGTCCCTTACGAGTCTATGGAAAAGGCTTCCGAAGTAATACTGAATATAGTCAGCCTGTTTGTAGGATAG